The Dasypus novemcinctus isolate mDasNov1 chromosome 13, mDasNov1.1.hap2, whole genome shotgun sequence genome segment CCGACAGCTGGAGCGACACTGGTCTCTGTGCTCTGAACACAGTCGCTGGATTTTCCAAGAGTGTATTATGTGGGGCTGGAGCAGAAAATCTGTTTAGGCCTCAACCTAGGTGGGCAGATCTTCCCTGAGCACTCAAGGGCCCTGAGGGGCTGCCAGCTGGGGAGAGGGGCTTACTCCCCTCCAGGAACCTTCCCGCTCTCAGATGCAGGAGACCCTCCATCCTGGGCTGGTTGTGCTGGGCCTGGCGCTTCAAAGAGGCGCTTAGGCAACACCTGGCCTTGACCCCGGGGGCCCGCCCTATTTGAAACTTCACCTGCCGAGGAAGCGGGCGCGTGGCTGAGGTCGGCGCCTGCACACCCGGCCACATTCCCTTCTGGCCTGAAGGCGCCTCGGCTCCAGCGCTAGCGTCAGCCCCTCGGGCTCGGGCTGCGCGAATGCGGCTGACCTGGGGCCGAGACCCGGTCAGGAGCTGCGGGTCGCGTCCCGGGCCCTGCTGAGGGCGCTGCCCGCGGCCCCTGCGGCTCCGAGGGGCAGCCAGGAGAACGCCGGCGGCCCCCGCGGTCCTCGCAGGCCTCGGCTCGCGTTCCCCGAGGGCCTGTCCCACCCCTTGCGCGAAAAGCCCGGTAGCCGCTGCGGCCCAGGACAGCCGAGGCCAGGCGGAGCCGACCCGCTCCCCACCGAGCCCAAGACCATCTGCCCGCCGCCCGATTTCTAATTTCGAAATCGCTCTCCTCTGTTCTGCCCTATTTTAGGCCAAATAAACAACTCTGCAAATACCTGAATAGAAAAATTCGTTTCGTTGCATCCCACTTGCAGCGATGAACTCAGAGGCGGGGGCGCGTGGGGAAGGGCGGCAGCTGGAAAAGCGGGCGGAGGCCGAAGCCCCCAAGCGCCCCAGGGGCGACCCTCCCCACCCGCCGCCGGGACGAGGGCGCGGCGCTCGGATCCCGCCCGGAAGGGGttccggcgctgccctcccctcGGGCTTGGCGCCAGAGGCAGCGCCTCCCCCGGGTCCCCTGGCGCCGCCGCGCGCCCCCCGCGCGCTGGGCTCGGCGGGGGAGGTGGCGCCGCGGGCTGGTGGGCGCTGGGCTCGGCGGGGGAGGTGGCGCCGCGGGCTGGTGGGCGCTGGGCCGTGGGCGCCGCGGGCTGGTGGGCGCTGGGCCGCCCCGGCCTGGGCGCGCGGTCCCCGCCGGGCTGGCTCGGGCTCGCCGCGCTGGGCCTGGCCGCGGTGGCGCTGGCGGCCGTGGCGTGGCGCGGCGCGCGGCCCTGGCGGCGCCGGCGGCTGCGGCAGGTGGGCACCGTGGCGCAGCTCTGGCTCTACCCGATCAAGTCGTGCAAGGGCGTGCGGGTGAGCGCGGCGGAGTGCACGGCCCTGGGGCTGCGCAGCGGGCCCCTGCGCGACAGGTAGGTCCCCGGGGAGGCGGGGGGACCGCGGGAGAGCTGCCGAGGGCCTCTTCTTACGAAGAAGCTGGGAacaaggagagaaggaaaaggcgATTCTTTTTCCCCAACAGCAGATCGCGGGGCCGGGACCCCGGCGCCCCGACCCGTTCCTGAAAGGGGTTTATTTCCACCTCCCCGGGCCTCACGTCTAGCCCCTGAGCGGGTGTGGCATCCCTCCCCAAGTGTCTGCCAGCTCAAACTTCTCCAGCTCCGTCTAGAGGAAGCAACGAGCTCCGAGGCTCTGGCTCCAGGCGCTTTATTTTTAGCGGCCGTTTCCTGAAAACTTAGGGAAACTGAGCAGCAGGGAGTAACTCTCAAAGAGCACACGAGGCGGTCCACTACCTTCTGCGGCTTAAAAAGCGCTTTGTAGCTGCCGTGTTCCCTGATTCTCTCAAGCGCGTTAGTATGGGTAAAGAAAAGGAGGTAGGAGTCCCCCAGCAGTGGGACCAGGACTCTTGTTTTCTTTCGCACACCGGCGCTCGTAAATACTGATTTTATTCATGCCCTATTTGGAAGTTACAAGTTGTGCAGGGATTCTTGGGGTTTGGTGAAGGTTGCAAAACCCCAGAGCCAGGGCCTTTGCCCTCCTCTGGGCCTGGCTTCAGGCCAGCTCGGTCCTCTTAGGAAAGCTCCAAACTCCTTCCTCCCAGACCTGCCCTCGGCTTCGGTCATGCAACACGCAGGAGGGATGGGCTGCGTCTTTCCCCGCTTCTGGGCTCCCGAAGAGCAGGCAATTCCTGCAGTAGCTGAAAGCTGAGCCGTGCACCTGTGCTGCAGGAAGGAACCCCAGAATCACAGACAGCCCGTGGTTTGTATGGTGGGCTCGCAGAGGGGACAGGACTTCCTGAATTCACTCGTTCTGTAGGCCCCCGAGGCGAAGGGCTCTGTACGATACCATGTCGTTTCAGCAAACATCACTGAGCGCCTATGACAGTAGATTCCAGGAGCTGGCGTGGGTGCCAGATACCATGCGGAACTCTGCACGGTGGCTGTCCGTCCCCACCCTGCCAGAAAGGGGGCTGAAGGGGCGCTCGCACACCTGCTCAGGGTCCTGTGTGCAGCGGGCTCAGGGAAGGGACAGCGCCCTGGTGCTCAGAGGCAGGAGTGCGGGGCCCGCACGAGGTGGACAGGAGCCCCTCACAGAGGACGCAGCAGCGTGACGGAGGCTGGGACAGTGACTGCCCACTTTCCACGCAAGTAACTGGCGAGGCTTACCTGGTAGACGGGGAAAAGCTGGAGGAGAGCTCTGGGCTTGAGGGGACACGGTGTGCGGGGGATCGGAAAGGCTGACGCGCGGGGTGGCAGGTGGTGAGGGGCTGGGAGAGCCGCTGGACGCTGACGGGCCTTTCGGAGGGAGCGACACACGGAGGGGTTTTGAATGAGGAAGCGACAAGGTCAAGTCTGCATTTTAGGACCATCCGTCAGCCGTTATTACTACCAGGACGAGTACTGATGTCTGGTACCAAGGATTCGGTGCCGGGCAGGACTCTGTGCCCAAGATAAAGGGTTGCTAAGGGGGCGGCTAGGGAGAGGGCTTGCACTAAGCTTACTCCTCGGGTGACTGCTGGGAGCCATGCAAGGCTCACTTCTTTAAAGACCTAAAGTGACTGCCAAAGATACATACCGTTTGTGGGTCCCCAAAGCACAAGCTCATGCGTATAATTGTAATGATTTCCCCCGGGTTATACTCACCAAAAGGGCTTCATCCACATTTGGCTTTCTAAGCACCTGAGACGTCACCTGAACAAAGGCGTTGTTCTTTTTCTGGGAACTGTTTCTTCTATCGCGctcatttctccatttcttttttctggGAAGTACCTCTCGCCTGGGAGTACTGAGCCAGGAAAAATATTGTCCAGATTAACAATGGACCTTTTAGTAAAACGCAGCATTTACAACCTTGACTATtgaaacattaatttttttagaaaggGGATGGGATGACTTGGCGAGGTGTGGGTGGTGCTGGAAAGCTGCTCACGTGAATCCTGTGCTCGGTGAGTACTAGGAGGATTGTCTGGTTCTTTCTGTCTACAGGAGTCCGTTGCCTGCCCTGCGCCAGGCATTGTGCTCCTCGTGCCTTTAAAGCATTTCTGTGATGTAGATATTGCCATCTCCATGGGGCATGTTTAATGCAAGTGGTCAGGTTTTCTGGCAATTGAGAGGAAAATATAATTAGCATCTTTGATTTCTGTGCCATCAAGGGGCTCAAAATGTTCTGCAAATACGATACATGGGCTGCTTGAGTGGTTATTAGACCCTTTGAAATTAATGGACCCACTAGGTCTTGCTGTGCGGCTGAGCTGATGTTTAGGAAAGACTCAgatacacacccacacacaccaaGGCTTaagggaaggaaatgaaaaatgagagTGTACAACCGAAACTCCTGCAAAGACCGGAAGCGCATCGTGGCGGTCCGTTTACGTCTTGTGTTTGGAAAACGGCAGGTTCTGGCTTGTGATCAGCGAGGCAGGGAACGTGGTCACGGCTCAGCAGGAACCGCACCTGGTCCTGATCTCCCTCACCTGCGACGGCGACACCCTGACCCTCAGCGCCGCCTACACTAAGGATCTGCTGCTGCCCATCAGGACGGCCAGCACGAACGCAGTGCACAAGTGCAGGTATGGAAGGGCGGGCTTTGGCCTCGGCTGGCgacaggagccctgggaagcatcATCGGTcacttgccatttttttttttttccacaaatgaatccctcagcaccaggtggaagatagaaaggaaggaagaacaaGGGGGAGAAGCTTCAGAAGCTTGTTTCCTTGTGGAGATGAGAGACATAGGGTCCCATGTAGAAAACCCCGAGAACAAAAAGCATATTGACATGTGAGCAAGAGAAAAATCATACCAAGCAGATAAAGCACAAAGACGGGGTGGGAGTGATTTGGGAAACTGTCCTGAAAGAGGTGAGATTGCTCAGTGTGCTGCCAAGTGACTTCCCAGTTACGCCCAAAGGACTGAGCTCCTTCCAAATGGGAGCAAGGAAAGGAGTCCCCTGCGGTTTGGCCCATGGCATTTAGTTCTGAAGAAGGGGTTCCAGAAATACAAGAGAGAGGCTCTTTCCTCAACATCATATTCTGGGAGAAATAACTCTGCTTCCAGGAAGTCACGTTTGGATTTGATTTTTCATTTCCCattatgagaaaattaaaattagatcTAATTATACTTTTGTTACCATTTGAGCATTTTGAATTGAAATGTAATGAATGCTAAGTGTAGTCTGTAGCTTATCATAGAAAGTAATAGCACATCAAATGAAATTAGCTGGAAAATTTCTAAGTGCCCCCAAGTGTTcataaaatacacttaaaaaacCCCAGAACAATTGCTCTTCTGGGTACATCTTAGAATTTAAAcatagatttcatttttttaaaagatttatttatttctctccccttctcccccccccccccccccccgttgtctgctctctgcttccattcactgtgttcttctgcatccacttgcattatccagcagcactgggaaactgcgtctctttttgttgcatcatcttgtggcatcaactctccgtgtgtgtggcaccatactgggcaggctgtgctcttttcacgtggggtggctcaccttgtggggtgcactctttgtgtgtggggcacccctacgtggcacggcactccttgtgcacagcagcactgtatgtgggccagctcatcacacaggtcaggaggcccagggtttgaacccaggacctcccatatggtaggtggacactcttatcaattgagccacatccacttccctctatagacttttttttaatcccccccttgtggcattttgcatgctgtctgttctctgtgtctgtctctgtgcTCGTCTGTGTTTTTTGCCTATAtcccttttctgttgttgttgcatcaccttgctgagtgggctctctgtggtgcttgggGGCTGGCGGCACTGTGCAGCGCCCTAGCCGGCGGCTCTCCGCAGtgtgcgggccagcctgccttcacaaggcggCCCCGGGACgcgacccagggcctcccctgtggtagacgggagcccagctgattgagccacagccacttcccctttcTATAGACTTTCGATACATGTTAATGGTTTGTTTTGCAGAATGGTTATACCAACTTATATAGCCACCAGCAGTTTATGAGTCTGTCAACTGCACCTTAACCATtaggtttaaaattattttgccaTTTTCGGGGGCAAAAATGGTAATTTCTTATTGATTTAATTTACGTTTTTGATCGTTTGAGGAAAACTTTTTAATAAGCCTTTTGGTAATTCGTATTTCATATCTATCTATATCCTGGTTCATGTTCATCATGGTTAGATATTTACCCACATGTTCTTgtagttaaaatatttatttttcacttaattttcaaTTCATTTGGACTTGTGTGGGAATTTTTCTCGTTTTTCAGTCCCACACAGACTTTTTGGTCCAAACCCCAGAGACTAAACCAGGGCATGTGTGGAAATTGCAAAATGAGAAGAAAGTTGAGATGAGCTACCGTAGTGCTCAGAGTCTCAGAGCAGAGATCACCAGGACCGTCGGGGACTCCAGTTTCCTTCAGCCGCGCAGGCCCTTCTCTAGTGAAGGATTTGTGACCTCAGCTCATAGCTTCCTGAGGACGTCGGCTGTGTCCTTGGGCCTCTAGGGTCACTCCAAAGGGACAGGATCACAGGCAGCCCCTGTTGGCATGCTTGAGATTGTGACTTGGTTTTCTCCCAAGCCATGCCTGCCACTAATGGGGTAGGGAGAATTGGGGTCTTTGTATGGATTACTCAGGCCTTtggattttatttcctttattgctTTGGCTTTTTGCTTGGCCTTCCTGGGGCAGTGTGGCGGGGAACGCTGGGCTGACGCAGCTGAGGTTGCTCAGAACTCAGAAGAAACgtcagagggaggaggaagaagacggAGAACCAGTTCTGCTCAAAGTCTTCAGGTTTCTGGTGTttatgaacccaggacctgcaaAGAGAGGTTGGAGTGAAGTGTCAGGGTGAGAGAGCAGacatttaaaatgttgaataactcAGGAGCTGCAAATGCCTCCACTCAGTAAAGACAGCCCTTAGCAGCCAAAGTCCTAAGGAGCCAGGCAGCTTTCCTTTCCATCTCTGCTACCCGTCCTTCCACCCTTCTGtgaagcaacaaaggaaaaagccCAGGGCGGGACAGAGAGGGGCCCTGGGGCTGTTGGGGACTGGCTCTGGGAAAATGAGGCTGATTTCTAGAAAAGGCACCAGGAAAGAAACCTCTAAAAAGATGGTCTTTAAGGCGCTTTCCTTACACAGATTTTGGAAATGCTGCCATTGCTCAAGGTGCTTCAGAAATTCACATTTTAGACATTAACCTGCACACACGCAAACACTCACCCTCTTACACAAActcaattttgaaaacttttgtCCTCTTACAGTGTATTTGatttttggaaaaggaaaaaaaatcatttggagCTAAGTCTGACGAATAAGGAGGTAAACAAGCtgtttagcaccatttttttaatttaaaaaatgaggttagACTTAAACATTGTAAAGCTCCTTCTTTTGAGCCTTCCAAGTTGGTTATGATTATTGTTAAAATGATTTTGTTGCTTCCTAAGTAATACCCATGTGGATGTATGAATTTTGgaatgtttattttattcattttatttattcttcatctttttttctttctttttaaaggagctttagattatacaaatgttacatcaaaaatttagggggatttccatatactaatgtgtcattagtgtggtacatttgttccagttgatgaacacatattgaagcatggctactaaccatggtgtctagtttacattatggcttacactttgcactgcacaattttataggttttgacaaaatgtatataacagcttgtatccatcattgcaatatcatgcttaacaattccaacatccccaaaatgccccaagatacactattctttcctctccctcccctcagaacctctggtgatttctttatatcaatattacaagttcttcaattactagaataataataagtctactttcatCCATGGTTACATTCCTCTCCTATGTTTGTTCCTTTCTCAATCATGAGTATTTGGGGATGGTTTTGCCCACTcagcttcagattgagagggggcttagatcccatggggcaggtggatggaactgtcttgcttgcagttatagatactctctgttttttgagaggagcattgtccatcatcatccttttgttagttgtctttggtgagtccagtgaactggagagtaggtgttggctgcaactctactgagattcagggctcagccagcacatgaacagatcaaagacgtaagtctctgggacaaatatttaatgtgtatactgttaattatagcttcaaataaatgggtcagaagagccatgtgcagggaaattataaGAGAGTCTAACACTGATTCAATGGGGAGATGGGTTATATTCTCCAAGGTATACCCTTCATCTCGATCCAGGAAAGAGCAAGCACATGCTCCTGGCGTTTGCTGGTAAAAGGGCTGCACTACTCCATTGGCGTTGTGGGTGTAGctcagccctctggcccttgGGAGGTCCATTTAAAGCAGGTGGGACAGAATTTGTGAAAACGCATCAGGTGTATACTTATTACagtacatttttctaaagaatattATACTTccatgaaagtttttaaaaattcctgtaaAAACTGAGTACAACTAATTTGCTTAATTAATAACTAAGGCATGTTAgtaataattttgcattttatgtaaagggaaatcaaataaaattaagtaaaacataggatactatatttttaatatatttaataagatAAACACATTGTTTCTTATAATTAGAGAATGGATGCTTttgtttaatgaaatatttaatttatggAGTAACTATGCAAAGAGTACttgaaataactgaaaataaaaaacaaacaaacaactggggtAATTACTACCATCTACTAAGCACAACCCACACTCAAGAAATGTcttggggggaagtggatgtggctcaagtggttgggctcctgtctaccatgtgggaggtccagggtttaattcccggggcctcctggtgaaggcaagctggcccatgcagagagctggcctgtgtggcgagctggcccctgcagagagctggcccaagtggagtgctggctgGTGCAGGAGTGCTGTTCTgagcagaaagctggtgcagcaagatgatgcaacaaaaaagacacagaagagagacaataagagacgcagcagacgagggagctgaggtggctcaatagATTGAGCGCTCTCTCCTactcccaggattggttccctgtgccacctaaagagaagacaagcagacacagaagaatggacacaaagaacagacaactgggggtagaaataaataaatcttaaaaaaaaatattttcggGACTTTGTCTAGATTTTTCCATAATCCTCACAATAAATCGTGCTTCTgtcctcattttatagaagaaGACACTGACACTCCGGAAAATAAATACCCCCCAAAGCCACCGAGCTGGCCATTTGTGGAATCAGTGTGCCTTTCTCGTTCCCAAACTCCATGCATTTTCATAATCCACCATGATTTATGTCCAATCACAAACCACTCTTctttacttaattaaaaaaaaatcgaTTCCACTtaacaaagtaaatatttttatttataaaagaaacataatATGGCTACCTATATAATTTGCTACATGTGGAAATAGCTGAAACAATAAATATGGTACAAATAAAATGTTACCAAATTCTAGCTAGAAACTATTCCCTCTAGATGCCTCTGGACTTGAGGTATGTTCTTTCTTTGTTACAAGTGGTTATTATCAGATTTTGATAGAAGTTAAAGATCTATTAGCACTATAGTGAGTTCCTACCCCCCATCCACCCCCAGATGAAGAGAAGTACATTCTTGGTGCGCAAATGACCCTACCTTTGTGTTGTGCTCTGGCACCACCTGCAGGAGCCTCGGATACCTACATTCTTGTCCTACACTTTGGGAAGCACTGGGCTGTGCTACAGCGTTTCTTTCCCCTGCGCTGTGGTGAGATATACGTAACTCCCCAACAGTCTTCCCTACAACTTTATGTGACTCAGGGAGGGGGACTGTCAAATCCTACAGCTCTTACTAGTAATCAAATCAATAACACTTAGATTATTATTATCTGTAATGCCGAAACACTTCCAGGTACGTTAGCCATGGGTAGCTgtgcttattttattattatggttgcctcacttttttttttctttattagggaagttgttgGTATACAGAGCAATCATGaatgaaatacagaattcccCCATATCACCCTTTACCAGCACCTTGCACTGATGTGGAACAATTGATATAGCAcatgatgacagcacattttaataattgtgctattaattaaagtccatggtttaacttagggttcactgtgtagtatagttctgtgaattaaaagaaaatattcttatcATAAATGCAATCTAAAATTCTGCCTTTTAGTTATAttcatgtatgtatacatatcaGTGCAGTGAATTGCGttctcaatattgtgctaccaacatcaccatccattgccaaaacgtTAGCACCATTCCAAATGGgagccctgtacattttaagccttaacttcccctttcctttccccaccctgtcccttggtaacctatattctaaattctgactctatgagtttgcttatctAATGGTTTCAAAACAGCAAGATcttaccatatttgtccttttttgtctatttcactcaacatatgtccaaaaacatagatttGTCATTAGTTTGcatgcattttagcacctgtaggaagtaagaagtggagaaATACCTAAATAATGAAAtgtaataatactggcatttataattccCCAAATGGCAGTCTTTACCAAAGGCCTTTAGTTCTTTATGCTGCTCTGAAACACTGTCTAGTGGCCTTTCCTTTCATCTGAAAAtcttcctttagcattgcttgttgggcaggtctagtggtgatgaacccccttagattttgtttatttgagaaAGAGAGTTTATTTTGAAAGAGAGTTTTGTCAAGTGTAAATTTTTGggtggcagttgttttccttcagtacattaagtatttcaacccactaccttcttgcctccatggtttctgatgagaaatcgaaTTGGCACTTCCCTGTAGGTAAcatgtttctttatatatatatttcacttttattttgtgTAGTCAGGTGGATCTGTTACATgtagcttttctcttgcagctttcagaactctctccttgttttTGGTATTAAACAATTTGATCACTATGTAGCAGGGCATATTTTTCCTCAAGTTAATCCTGCTTAATGTTCCCGGGGCTTCTTAGCTGTACATATTGCTATGTTTGGAAATTCTCTGtcatatgtctttgaatattcgttctctccctttctttctttattctctttctgggagataatgtatatattggtgtgcttgatggtgtcccatagctgtcttaggctattagctattaatatttcttttgtctttctgcttctcagtgtGACTCATTTCACATGTCTTGTTTTCATGTTCactgagtctttcttctgccagctccagtctgcttttgaaaccctcttgggcattttttcatttcagttattgttgtcttcaactccagtagttctctttggttccttttcaaaatttttatcacTTTACTTATTCTTAGTGTACTCATTGCTTGTTTTCCAGATATCCTTTAGctttttctctgtactttcctttatcttcttgaacattttaaaattcatttttttaaaggctttgtttggtatgtccacattctcatcttctttattggcattttccatacttttatcctctttctttggaagggccatcatttcctgtttctttgtcttgcacagttttgttgcacactgtacattttaatattttaaaatgttaactccaGATTGATATAAAGACAAAGGTCACCAAAGTTtcagaggggagggtgagggaagaacaggtgtagcatgggacatttttgagacactggaatcgttctacatgatattgcaatgatgtatACAAGCCAgtatacactttgtcaaaacctataaaattgtgagtgcttagtagcaatgcttcaatatgtgttcatcaattgtaacaaatgtatcatgctaatgaaagatgttgttaatgtgggaaagtgtggaagggggagggagtggagtatgtgggaatcccctatattttttatgtaacgtttatgtaatctagttatcagtctttttttgtttgtttatgtaatttaaatcttttttaaaaataaaaaaaagatgtttaaaaaatgttaactctggga includes the following:
- the LOC101419482 gene encoding LOW QUALITY PROTEIN: mitochondrial amidoxime-reducing component 1 (The sequence of the model RefSeq protein was modified relative to this genomic sequence to represent the inferred CDS: inserted 2 bases in 1 codon); this translates as MRLTWGRDPGRPSPPAAGTRARRSDPARKGFRRCPPLGLGARGSASPGSPGAAARPPRAGLGGGGGAAGWWALGSAGEVAPRAGGRWAVGAAGWWALGRPGLGARSPPGWLGLAALGLAAVALAAVAWRGARPWRRRRLRQVGTVAQLWLYPIKSCKGVRVSAAECTALGLRSGPLRDRFWLVISEAGNVVTAQQEPHLVLISLTCDGDTLTLSAAYTKDLLLPIRTASTNAVHKCRVHGLEIEGRDCGDAAAQWIXSFLKTQPCRPVHLELHMRPRNSHQILDAFRPTDQIAYPDASPFLILPEASLADLHSRLEKKVKATNLGPNIVIQDVASMQRER